In Spirosoma aureum, a single genomic region encodes these proteins:
- the ispE gene encoding 4-(cytidine 5'-diphospho)-2-C-methyl-D-erythritol kinase, producing the protein MLTFPNAKINLGLLITEKRTDGFHNLQSCFYPVGWTDMLEVISAENFSFSSSGLPIPGNASTNLCVRAYELVKADFDLPPVQMHLHKIVPIGAGLGGGSADAAFALKLLNEQFTLGLSVSHLQAYARKLGSDCAFFIENKPAYCLEKGDVFEEIALDLSGYYILLVYPNLAISTAEAYANIRPRKPEQSLRKHLQEPIETWRQTVHNDFETSLFPGYPVLSEIKQQLYDSGAVYASMSGSGSTVYGIFNAPPLVPNQFSDYNVWQGRL; encoded by the coding sequence ATGCTTACTTTCCCAAACGCCAAAATAAACCTCGGACTGCTCATTACCGAAAAACGCACCGATGGTTTTCATAATCTTCAATCTTGTTTTTATCCGGTCGGATGGACCGATATGCTGGAAGTAATTTCGGCAGAGAATTTTAGTTTTAGCAGCAGTGGGCTCCCCATTCCCGGCAATGCTTCGACAAATCTCTGTGTTCGTGCTTATGAGTTGGTAAAAGCTGATTTTGACTTGCCGCCGGTTCAGATGCATTTACACAAAATTGTTCCAATTGGGGCGGGTTTAGGGGGCGGCTCTGCCGATGCTGCTTTTGCGCTCAAACTTCTGAACGAACAGTTTACATTAGGCTTGAGCGTTTCGCACCTGCAGGCATATGCCCGAAAACTGGGTAGTGACTGTGCATTTTTTATTGAGAATAAACCCGCCTATTGTCTCGAAAAAGGCGATGTATTTGAAGAAATAGCCCTTGATCTAAGTGGCTATTACATCCTGCTTGTTTACCCAAACCTAGCCATTTCTACCGCCGAAGCGTATGCGAATATACGCCCTCGCAAACCTGAGCAATCCTTACGGAAACACCTTCAGGAACCGATTGAAACCTGGCGGCAAACGGTCCATAACGATTTTGAAACCAGCCTGTTTCCGGGCTATCCGGTATTGAGCGAAATCAAACAGCAGCTCTATGATTCAGGAGCGGTTTATGCCAGCATGAGCGGTTCCGGTTCAACAGTATACGGAATTTTTAACGCCCCTCCACTTGTCCCAAACCAATTTTCGGATTACAACGTTTGGCAAGGAAGACTTTAA
- the secA gene encoding preprotein translocase subunit SecA — MINLIAKFFGTKSQRDIKELLPYVEKVNTEFARLKDLSNDELRRVSDELKAQIADELGDIDNQLAELSEAASHPDVDVNEKERLFNQIDKLEADRNVELERVLLDILPRAFAVVKETARRFTENEQLTVTVNDFDREIASRKKNVVIDGDQAHWANSWDAAGSPIKWDMVHYDVQIIGGVVLHQGKIAEMATGEGKTLVATFPAFLNGLAGRGVHIVTVNDYLAKRDSEWMAPLFEFHGLRVDCIDKHQPNSVARKHAYLADITYGTNNEFGFDYLRDNMARETGELVQRKHHYAMVDEVDSVLIDDARTPLIISGPVPRGDEQDYIELKPRVARVVEAQRKLVYDFLNDAKKKIAAGDEKEGGLSLFRAYRGLPKHKPLIKFLTETGNKALLQKTESIYLAENQKLMPEADAPLYFTIDERHNGIDLTEKGIDFITGSGEDPNFFILPDLSIDLNAIDKDSEFSEQEKILHKESVVRDYAVKTQRINTVNQLLKAFCLFERDTEYVIMDGKVKIVDEQTGRIMEGRRWSDGLHQAVEAKENVKVEDATQTYATVTLQNYFRMYHKRAGMTGTAETEASEFWQIYKMDVVVIPTNRSISRKDEEDKVYRSVREKYNAVVDEITSLVEKGRPVLVGTTSVENSELLSRLLTLRKIQHQVLNAKYHQREAEIVASAGLPGTVTIATNMAGRGTDIKLTPDSRSAGGLAIIGTERHESRRVDRQLRGRSGRQGDPGTSQFFVSLEDSLMRLFGSERIAKVMDRMGLEEGEVIQHSMITKSIERAQKKVEENNFGIRKRLLEYDDVMNYQREAIYKRRRNALFGDRLPLDIANTMYDVVEETVNNAEGNYEEVKLQLLTTLGVTPELTSEEFGRLKKPDQIRRLYDEAESQYQAKNHAIADKALPVLTQVLNEQGSQIKNIVVPFSDGIHELTVVADLRKAVESGGREIVTEMEKAVTLSVIDQEWKEHLREMDDLKQSVQNAVFEQKDPLLVYKFESVELFKRFLNKVNFDTISFLTKADIPAQEPEEVQQEIRQAPAQRRPEPQPKLHTNMEDFDDDHLATGPEEYARRMAENNAMGAGSPPMPVEPPRQPARVAKLDRNARVNVQYADGSVKRDVKFKTVENDVVSGKAMLIE, encoded by the coding sequence ATGATTAATCTGATAGCTAAATTTTTCGGTACCAAATCACAACGGGATATCAAGGAGTTGCTTCCTTACGTTGAGAAGGTCAATACCGAATTTGCCCGGTTAAAAGACCTTTCCAATGACGAGTTGCGCCGGGTATCGGATGAGCTAAAAGCTCAGATCGCTGATGAACTTGGCGACATTGACAATCAACTGGCTGAACTTAGTGAGGCAGCCAGCCACCCCGATGTAGATGTTAACGAGAAGGAGCGTCTGTTTAACCAGATCGACAAACTCGAAGCAGATCGCAATGTCGAACTGGAACGTGTTCTGTTAGACATCCTGCCCCGTGCCTTTGCCGTTGTCAAAGAAACCGCCCGTCGATTTACCGAAAACGAGCAATTGACCGTAACCGTCAATGATTTTGATCGCGAGATCGCTTCCCGGAAGAAAAACGTCGTTATCGATGGTGATCAGGCCCACTGGGCGAATAGCTGGGATGCAGCTGGCAGTCCGATTAAATGGGATATGGTCCATTATGATGTTCAGATTATCGGCGGTGTCGTGCTTCATCAGGGTAAAATTGCTGAAATGGCCACGGGCGAAGGTAAAACCCTTGTGGCTACGTTCCCCGCTTTCCTGAATGGCCTCGCCGGACGTGGTGTGCATATCGTTACGGTCAATGACTATCTAGCCAAGCGTGACTCCGAATGGATGGCTCCGCTTTTTGAATTCCACGGTCTTCGGGTCGATTGTATCGACAAACACCAGCCCAACTCAGTAGCCCGGAAGCATGCCTACCTGGCCGATATTACGTACGGAACAAACAACGAATTTGGGTTCGATTACCTCCGCGATAACATGGCCCGCGAAACGGGTGAGCTGGTTCAGCGGAAACACCATTATGCTATGGTGGATGAGGTTGACTCCGTGTTGATCGATGACGCCCGTACTCCGTTAATTATCAGTGGCCCGGTGCCCCGCGGTGATGAACAGGATTATATTGAACTCAAGCCCCGTGTAGCACGCGTGGTTGAGGCACAGCGCAAGTTAGTCTACGATTTTTTGAACGACGCCAAGAAGAAAATCGCGGCTGGTGACGAAAAAGAAGGGGGACTATCGTTATTTCGGGCCTACCGTGGTTTGCCGAAACACAAACCGCTTATCAAGTTTTTGACCGAAACCGGCAATAAAGCACTGCTCCAGAAAACGGAGTCCATTTATCTGGCCGAAAACCAGAAGCTGATGCCCGAAGCCGATGCGCCACTCTATTTCACCATCGACGAACGGCATAATGGCATTGATCTAACCGAAAAAGGTATTGATTTTATTACAGGTTCGGGTGAAGATCCTAATTTCTTTATTCTGCCTGACCTGTCGATCGATCTGAATGCGATCGATAAAGACAGCGAATTTTCGGAACAGGAAAAAATTCTCCATAAAGAATCTGTCGTTCGTGATTACGCCGTCAAAACACAGCGCATTAATACCGTCAATCAGTTACTGAAAGCGTTCTGTTTATTTGAACGCGATACGGAATACGTCATCATGGACGGTAAAGTAAAAATCGTTGATGAACAGACGGGGCGGATTATGGAAGGTCGCCGGTGGTCGGATGGCTTACACCAGGCAGTTGAAGCGAAAGAAAACGTAAAAGTTGAAGACGCTACGCAAACCTACGCAACGGTTACACTCCAGAACTACTTCCGGATGTATCATAAGCGGGCGGGTATGACGGGTACTGCAGAAACCGAAGCGTCTGAATTCTGGCAGATTTATAAAATGGATGTGGTCGTTATCCCAACGAACCGATCCATTAGCCGGAAAGATGAAGAAGATAAAGTTTACCGGTCGGTGCGTGAAAAATACAACGCGGTCGTCGATGAAATTACGAGTTTAGTCGAAAAAGGCAGACCCGTTCTGGTCGGTACTACATCAGTCGAAAACTCCGAGTTGTTAAGCCGTCTGCTAACGCTGCGTAAAATTCAGCACCAGGTCCTGAATGCAAAGTACCACCAACGCGAAGCCGAAATTGTTGCCTCGGCCGGTTTGCCGGGTACGGTAACAATTGCCACGAATATGGCCGGACGTGGTACGGATATTAAACTGACGCCCGATTCACGGTCGGCAGGTGGTCTGGCTATTATTGGTACCGAACGGCACGAATCACGTCGGGTCGACCGGCAGCTGCGCGGTCGTTCAGGACGTCAGGGCGACCCAGGTACATCGCAATTCTTCGTATCGCTCGAAGATAGCCTGATGCGCCTGTTTGGTTCCGAACGGATTGCCAAAGTCATGGACCGAATGGGACTCGAAGAAGGCGAAGTGATTCAGCACTCCATGATCACGAAGTCGATCGAGCGGGCGCAGAAGAAAGTCGAAGAAAATAACTTCGGAATTCGGAAGCGGTTGCTGGAATATGACGATGTCATGAATTATCAGCGGGAAGCTATTTACAAACGGCGTCGAAACGCGCTCTTTGGCGACCGGTTACCGCTCGATATTGCCAACACAATGTATGACGTTGTGGAAGAAACCGTTAACAATGCCGAAGGCAATTACGAAGAAGTAAAGCTTCAGTTGTTAACTACACTAGGTGTTACGCCGGAGCTGACAAGTGAAGAGTTTGGCCGGTTGAAAAAACCCGACCAGATCCGGCGCTTGTATGACGAAGCTGAATCGCAATACCAGGCCAAGAACCACGCAATAGCCGATAAGGCGTTGCCCGTATTGACCCAGGTGCTCAATGAGCAAGGCAGCCAGATCAAAAATATTGTGGTGCCCTTCTCCGACGGTATTCATGAATTAACGGTTGTTGCTGATCTGCGGAAAGCTGTGGAATCGGGTGGACGAGAAATCGTGACGGAGATGGAAAAGGCCGTTACGCTGTCGGTGATTGACCAGGAATGGAAAGAGCACCTCCGCGAAATGGACGACCTGAAACAGTCAGTACAAAACGCGGTGTTTGAGCAAAAAGACCCTTTGCTGGTTTATAAATTCGAATCGGTGGAGTTGTTCAAGCGTTTCCTGAACAAAGTTAACTTCGACACGATCAGCTTCCTGACCAAAGCAGACATTCCGGCTCAGGAACCTGAAGAGGTACAGCAGGAAATTCGGCAAGCTCCAGCTCAGCGCCGGCCAGAACCACAGCCAAAGCTACATACGAACATGGAAGACTTTGACGATGATCACCTCGCCACAGGTCCGGAAGAGTATGCACGTAGAATGGCCGAAAACAACGCAATGGGCGCTGGCTCTCCACCCATGCCGGTCGAACCACCTCGCCAACCAGCGCGTGTAGCTAAACTTGACCGTAATGCGCGAGTAAACGTTCAGTACGCTGATGGCTCCGTAAAACGTGATGTCAAATTTAAGACGGTTGAAAACGATGTCGTAAGCGGCAAAGCAATGCTCATCGAATAA
- a CDS encoding M1 family metallopeptidase produces the protein MKKIALWAGLWAFSLISFAQNAPSSTSAVGSKYDPLALFHPLFNMQPGNDYRTGSGAPGPRYWQNRSDYQINVALDDQQNTITGEVTITYKNNSPETLAYLWLQLDQNAFSDTSRASKTTPVTGGRFGNQGFAGGLSITSVTVDQGKNKFATVPYEITDTRMQVRLAEPVKPGGDVVKVKVAYSFKIPEYGSDRMGQLKRKDGIIYEIAQWYPRMCVYDDIEGWNVLPYLGAGEFYLDYGDYEYNVTVPWDHIVVGSGELLNPNDVLTADQIKRLAQAHQSDKTVIIRGKEEVADANSRPKKSGTLTWKFRCQNTRDVAWASSKAFVWDAAKMNLPSGKAALAQSVYPVESATNDSWGRSTEYVKGCVEFYSKYLYEFSYPVATNVAGIVGGMEYPGIIFCDHKSRKDGLWGVTDHEFGHNWFPMIVGNNERKFPWMDEGFNTFINTLSTTNFNKGEYDRERGTMHDIAPALFYPAEPIMTIPDVQQARALGILAYYKPGMGLKLLREVVLGPDRFDFAFKNYVSRWAFKHPTPYDFFRSMEDGAGEDLGWFWRGFFYETWKLDQSIKEVKYVDGSAEKGSLISIENLEKFAMPATIEVTESNGKKGRVNLPIEVWQRGGTWTFKYNSTSPLKTVVLDPDEKLPDINEKNNTWRAEAQ, from the coding sequence ATGAAAAAAATCGCTCTTTGGGCGGGGCTATGGGCGTTTAGCTTAATCTCTTTCGCTCAGAACGCACCGTCGTCAACGTCGGCAGTGGGGTCAAAATATGATCCTCTTGCTTTGTTTCATCCTTTATTCAATATGCAGCCGGGCAACGACTACAGAACCGGTAGTGGTGCCCCTGGGCCTCGCTACTGGCAGAACCGCTCGGACTACCAGATTAACGTTGCGCTCGATGATCAGCAAAATACGATTACCGGTGAGGTAACGATTACATATAAAAATAACTCACCCGAAACGCTGGCCTATCTGTGGTTACAGCTTGATCAGAATGCCTTTAGCGATACGTCCAGGGCTTCTAAAACAACGCCCGTAACAGGCGGACGATTTGGGAATCAGGGGTTTGCTGGTGGCCTTTCCATCACGAGTGTGACTGTTGATCAGGGCAAAAATAAATTCGCAACGGTTCCTTACGAGATTACCGACACCCGAATGCAGGTACGATTGGCTGAGCCAGTTAAACCAGGTGGCGATGTGGTGAAAGTCAAAGTCGCCTATTCGTTTAAAATCCCCGAATATGGTTCTGACCGGATGGGGCAATTGAAGCGTAAAGATGGTATCATCTACGAAATTGCGCAGTGGTATCCACGGATGTGTGTTTACGATGATATTGAAGGCTGGAACGTACTGCCTTATCTGGGAGCGGGCGAGTTTTACCTCGATTATGGTGATTACGAATACAATGTGACTGTCCCCTGGGATCATATCGTTGTTGGTTCGGGCGAACTTCTCAATCCAAACGACGTGCTGACCGCTGACCAGATCAAACGGTTGGCACAGGCTCATCAGAGCGATAAAACGGTTATTATTCGGGGTAAAGAAGAAGTTGCTGATGCGAATTCCCGCCCGAAAAAATCGGGTACACTAACCTGGAAATTCCGTTGTCAGAATACGCGCGATGTTGCCTGGGCTTCGTCGAAGGCGTTTGTCTGGGATGCGGCAAAAATGAATCTGCCGAGTGGTAAAGCCGCTCTTGCTCAATCTGTGTATCCGGTTGAAAGCGCCACCAATGATTCATGGGGACGCTCTACAGAATATGTGAAAGGTTGTGTGGAGTTCTATTCCAAATACCTCTATGAATTCAGCTATCCGGTAGCGACTAATGTAGCAGGTATTGTGGGCGGCATGGAATATCCAGGTATTATTTTTTGTGATCATAAAAGCCGTAAGGATGGCTTATGGGGAGTAACAGACCATGAATTTGGGCATAACTGGTTCCCGATGATTGTCGGCAATAATGAGCGGAAATTCCCGTGGATGGATGAAGGATTTAATACCTTCATCAATACCCTGTCTACGACCAACTTTAATAAAGGCGAATATGACCGGGAGCGTGGCACAATGCATGATATTGCTCCGGCGTTGTTTTATCCGGCCGAGCCGATCATGACGATCCCCGATGTGCAACAGGCGCGTGCTCTGGGTATTCTGGCCTACTACAAACCTGGTATGGGGTTGAAACTCCTGCGTGAGGTTGTTCTTGGCCCGGATCGCTTCGACTTTGCGTTTAAAAATTATGTTAGCCGCTGGGCGTTCAAACACCCGACACCTTATGATTTCTTCCGGAGCATGGAAGATGGCGCTGGCGAAGACCTAGGCTGGTTCTGGCGTGGATTTTTCTACGAAACCTGGAAGCTGGACCAGAGTATTAAAGAAGTAAAGTACGTGGATGGTTCTGCTGAGAAAGGCTCGTTGATTTCGATCGAAAATCTGGAGAAATTTGCGATGCCTGCTACCATTGAAGTGACCGAAAGCAATGGTAAAAAAGGCCGTGTGAACCTGCCGATAGAAGTCTGGCAGCGAGGTGGGACCTGGACGTTCAAATATAATTCGACATCGCCATTGAAGACGGTTGTTCTTGATCCGGATGAGAAACTGCCGGACATTAATGAAAAGAACAATACCTGGCGGGCAGAAGCTCAATAG
- a CDS encoding cytochrome c oxidase subunit 3, with product MGNFITKRREPFRFMVWLGIASSVMLFTILLVTYIIRRTGPDWVNVKLPNVFLISTVVIVLSSFTLNNATQAFRHERFGSYRTNIATTLVLGTLFILLQGWGWRQMILAGIKLEGNPAGGFVYIISGIHLLHILIGLIFLVIALAEALRRRPYVDSFVYSVNPPNQLKIRLITLYWHFVDILWVGLFVFLLIHHGLDLRLPF from the coding sequence ATGGGTAATTTCATCACGAAACGGCGGGAGCCGTTCCGCTTTATGGTTTGGCTTGGAATTGCGAGTAGCGTCATGCTCTTCACTATTCTTCTGGTAACCTATATTATCCGCCGAACCGGACCAGACTGGGTCAATGTGAAATTGCCCAATGTGTTTTTAATCAGCACGGTAGTAATCGTCCTGAGTAGCTTTACGCTTAATAATGCAACCCAGGCGTTTCGGCACGAACGCTTTGGCAGTTATCGCACAAATATTGCGACGACGCTGGTGCTGGGAACCTTGTTTATTCTACTTCAGGGCTGGGGCTGGCGACAGATGATTTTAGCGGGTATCAAATTAGAAGGTAATCCGGCGGGCGGTTTTGTCTATATCATCTCTGGAATACACTTGCTACATATTTTAATTGGCTTGATTTTTTTAGTTATAGCGTTGGCTGAAGCGTTGCGCCGTCGGCCTTACGTCGACTCGTTTGTTTATAGTGTCAATCCGCCCAATCAGCTTAAAATCCGACTTATTACGCTCTATTGGCATTTTGTCGATATTCTTTGGGTAGGCCTGTTTGTGTTTCTATTGATTCATCATGGTCTTGATTTACGGCTACCTTTCTAA
- a CDS encoding 3-oxoacyl-ACP synthase III family protein, translated as MYIHAVSHYLPTEVVGNEHFTRLNGLSSDWIIERTGIKERRKASPGENTNTMTVDVVRRLMPKADLSTVDLIVGATYTPYDTIVSLAHEAQHLLGIADIPVVSISTACSSLLNAIEVVEGYFALNKASRALVIVSEHNTAYNNENDTISGHLWGDGAAALLITKERQSEGDFTIKALLTGGAAHTSKATTAVMMKPIDGGVTMPFGRDVFINACQYMPKATLQVLDRCGLTLADVDYVLPHQANLRISRNVMNTLGLPEEKLISNIQYYGNTGCAGCAIALSEQWDTFQKGQRIAVTVFGGGYSFGAMLIEV; from the coding sequence ATGTATATTCATGCAGTAAGTCATTACCTCCCCACAGAGGTAGTCGGCAATGAACATTTTACGAGGCTAAATGGCCTTTCCAGCGATTGGATAATTGAGCGTACCGGCATTAAGGAGCGCCGTAAAGCGTCTCCCGGTGAGAATACAAATACCATGACAGTTGATGTGGTTCGGCGGCTGATGCCCAAAGCCGACCTCTCGACTGTTGATTTGATTGTTGGGGCAACCTATACGCCTTACGATACGATCGTCTCACTGGCGCACGAGGCTCAACATCTACTTGGCATTGCTGATATTCCGGTCGTATCGATCTCAACGGCCTGTTCGTCGTTACTCAATGCTATTGAGGTGGTAGAAGGTTATTTTGCGCTCAACAAGGCGAGCCGTGCTCTGGTTATCGTGTCTGAACATAATACAGCCTATAATAACGAGAATGATACGATCTCCGGACATTTATGGGGCGACGGTGCTGCAGCACTACTGATTACGAAAGAGCGCCAGAGTGAAGGTGATTTTACAATCAAGGCCTTATTAACAGGCGGAGCGGCTCACACGTCCAAAGCAACCACGGCGGTTATGATGAAACCCATCGATGGAGGTGTTACAATGCCCTTTGGTCGTGATGTGTTCATCAATGCGTGTCAATATATGCCTAAGGCGACGTTACAGGTACTTGACCGTTGTGGTCTGACCCTTGCCGACGTAGATTACGTACTTCCGCATCAGGCCAACCTGCGTATCTCACGCAATGTAATGAATACGCTCGGCCTTCCGGAAGAAAAGCTTATCTCGAACATTCAGTATTATGGTAATACGGGTTGCGCCGGTTGCGCTATTGCACTCTCGGAGCAATGGGACACATTTCAGAAAGGCCAGCGCATTGCTGTAACCGTCTTTGGGGGTGGTTATTCATTCGGAGCGATGCTTATTGAAGTCTAG
- a CDS encoding glycosyltransferase has translation MKKVRILHVSTAHPSQDPRLAYRVIPSLAPHYELIAALPHVSTGHKYGVNYLWLPKFRRVWLRILFSQPFVLWYALCTRPKLLHLYDPELLPLARFIQILLRIPVIYEVHENLYKKSPEKAQNQGAIVMQLFYWFDAMAQRRFYLIFTEHAYLDTYRQLANAHVIIYNYPLLSFLETFRQPYDPDQEQPAFFYIGWMSVERAFDTLVAGLSILKKTHPKFQAHFFGERTFTDNDLNQLPGFTSIQDNIHFYGYTDQQQALPYASRSTAGFALLKAVGDYPDSYTTKMFEYMALGLPVITSNFALYRHVVEQHQCGFCIDPTDPKQLAEVLTFLIEHPDESRAMGERGRVAVKNYYNWESEAQKLLGFYETVLNQS, from the coding sequence ATGAAGAAAGTCCGCATTCTGCACGTCAGTACGGCTCATCCCTCCCAGGACCCACGATTAGCCTATCGGGTCATTCCAAGTCTGGCTCCCCATTACGAATTAATTGCAGCCTTACCCCATGTATCTACTGGTCACAAATATGGCGTTAACTATTTATGGCTTCCCAAATTTCGGCGTGTATGGCTGCGAATCCTGTTTAGTCAACCCTTCGTGCTTTGGTACGCGCTATGTACCCGACCTAAACTACTTCATTTGTATGATCCTGAGCTATTACCTCTTGCCCGATTTATTCAGATTTTGTTAAGAATACCGGTTATCTATGAAGTCCACGAGAACCTTTATAAAAAGTCGCCTGAAAAGGCACAGAATCAGGGAGCTATTGTAATGCAGCTATTCTACTGGTTTGATGCAATGGCCCAACGTCGGTTTTACCTCATTTTCACCGAACATGCCTATCTCGATACGTATCGGCAGCTGGCGAACGCGCACGTCATTATTTATAATTATCCGCTCCTGTCTTTTTTAGAGACATTTCGGCAGCCGTATGATCCAGACCAGGAACAGCCAGCTTTTTTTTATATCGGGTGGATGAGCGTCGAACGGGCTTTCGATACGCTAGTAGCAGGGTTATCCATTCTGAAGAAAACGCATCCGAAATTTCAGGCTCATTTTTTCGGCGAACGAACCTTCACGGATAACGACCTGAACCAGCTCCCCGGTTTTACCTCCATTCAGGATAACATACATTTCTACGGCTATACCGATCAACAGCAGGCTCTCCCCTACGCCAGCCGGTCAACAGCAGGTTTTGCGTTGCTCAAAGCCGTTGGCGACTACCCGGACTCCTATACGACTAAAATGTTCGAATATATGGCTTTGGGACTACCCGTGATTACCTCCAACTTTGCGCTCTATCGTCATGTGGTCGAACAGCATCAGTGCGGCTTTTGTATAGATCCTACTGACCCAAAGCAGTTGGCCGAGGTATTAACTTTCCTTATTGAACATCCCGATGAAAGTCGGGCAATGGGTGAACGGGGTCGGGTGGCTGTTAAAAATTACTACAATTGGGAATCAGAAGCGCAAAAATTACTAGGCTTTTACGAAACGGTTTTGAACCAGTCGTAG